The sequence ATGTAACTTTCAAATGCCAAACGAAGCAGAAGCTGCATTTAAAGAACTAGAAATTACGAAGCATTTACGAGAAGCCGGTATTTCTAAATCCTTCGGATTTACCTGTTCCTATCTTTTTAGACTCGTATTCTGCCTGATTTTTCAGCAACGGAACTGGTTCTCGCTCCTGCAGTCCAAACGGGCGGGGGATCTGCCCGGCAAAGATACCGTCTACCGTTTCCTCGATCAGTCTACCTTCAATTGGCGTCGGTTCCTTTTGTCGCTCAGCAGTTCGGCGATTCGCAAAGTCGACCGGTTGACAGGACAGGACCGACGAAAAGTCCTGATTGTAGATGATTCCGCATACCGTCGAGATCGAAGTAAGAAAGTGGAACTACTCGCCAGGCTGTATGACCATGCATCGGGTGGCTATTACAAAGGATTTAAGATGCTTACTTTGGGTTGGTCAGATGGCATGACCTTCCTACCTGTCGATTTTACGCTCCAGAGTTCTAAGAAGACGGAAAATGGGATAGCAGAAAAACTGGACAAGCGGACTTCCGGTTATAAACGTCGGAAAGAAGCCATTGAGAAATCAACAGATTTACTCCCCCAAATGGTCCGAAGAGCATTACATGCAGGTATCGAAGCAGAATTCCTGTTGATGGATTCCTGGTTCACCATGCCTGCGCTGATTAAGAATGTTCTAGCCGAAGGAATCGGTGTCATTGGGATGGTCAAAAAGAACAAGACCCGGTACTTTGTGGAAGGGAAACCTGTCGATTTGACTGGACTCTATCAACTGGCACGCCGTCAAGAAGGGCAGTTTGGCATCCTCCGTTCAATCTTGTGCGAGCTTTCCGACGGCATCCAAGTAAAAATGGTCTTTGTACAGAATAAGAATAAGAAAAGCGACTGGTTAGCCATCCTCTCTACAGACTGTACGCTTTCCGAAAAGGAGATTATCAAAATCTATGGTATGCGATGGGACATCGAGGTCTTCTTCAAGACGGCCAAATCACTGCTGAATCTGGCCAAGGAGTTCCAGGTTCGGTCGTATGGCAGTTTGATTGGTCACACAACCATCGTATTCACACGATTTATCGTCCTCTCCTGGCAACACCACAATGAAGCAGATCCCCGGACACTTGGCGGGCTGTTCTACGAACTATGTGATGAAATTGATGACCTCGACTGGGCGTGCGCATTGCAGGAATTGATCGGGTTTCTTAAAGACGCACTAAAGAAGACGGGAAGACAAACCAGAAACTTGATTCAAAAACAAGTCCTGCATTGGATGGAAGGTTTGCCTTGTTATATCAGGGCTTATTTGCCGATTTCACTCTGCGAAAGTTGAGTTAATAAGAGACCATTTTTAGAAATATTACGGATATCTTTCGTATTATAACTGAAAGATTGACGTTATGAGATCGATACATAATTCAGGAATTCTTAACCGTCGGAAAAATGAAACTTTTAACACCTTATGAACGTATCAATAGTAGAACTATACCCGTGTCGCAAACGGACAATTATTTTGCATACAAATAGTTGCTTTGCGCTCCAGACGGCACGCTTTCCAAGCGAGTTACGAAGAACTTGCTTTGCCGTGTTTCTGTGTTCTTTACAGAAATTAAGGCAGATATGCTCGAAAAGCTACCGCTTTCGCTGATCCCTCCGGAGTCGGCCATCTTCCTCTCCGAGCAACAGAATGCAGTCTGTATAGAGCTTATTCAACAATAGGTCCATTTTGCGGAACAATCTAAGTTGCAATAAACATGAAATATTTAAGGAAGGGGTGTGTGGTGTGAGTAAATATCAAAAACGTATTGTTTACATCTCGATTGTAACACTTGTTTTCTTCATAGTATTATCACTTATAACGAAACACTGGGGATTCTTTTTATGGAGTTTATTACCTATTTTTATGGTTTTGATGACTACATTTTTCACGAAGTATGACAGGAAAAGTAGTGGGGAGTGAAAGGGCTTATTCAATCAGTGGGTGCTTTAACGGTATATGGATTGTGCTTCAAAAGGGGCAGTTAGTATTAAGAGTCCTTTTTAACTTGTGTTTATTAATGAGGAGGCAGCCGTATTGTTAAGGAAGGAAATATACAAATGCGGGGGGGAGGATTTTGAAAAATAATGGAGCATTAATGAATAAGACACCACTATTGCTTATCCTTTTAATCATAGCTGTGGGTTTAATCTATTACAAAATGTATTTCACACCAAAAAATTCGCTTGAACTATATCAAGCACTGGCTTTCGCGGAAAGTTTTGAGAGTGTTCAGAAGAAGTTGATGGAAAAGGGGTATGAAGGCAATATTACAGAAGAAGATTTTAACGCTATTAAGGAGGGTTCGATGTATAAGCCTAGCCAGTTCACAGTCTTTGAATACTATGGTAAATCTTTTCTCATCGAGACTACTCCAGGCACAGAGCGCTTAAAAATTCTCTCCGTCAAGGAATTACCAGAAGATATTAGACGGTTCTTTTCGGAGTTGGCAGAATAGGAACAATCCTAACAATGGGTGCAATTCTGTAACAAGGATTTGTACCCTATTTCTATAGTCGGGCTAGACAGGAGGTTAAAAGTTGACGCTTAAATGGAAAAGGGAAAGTATAATATTCGATAGCTTGTTCGAAGCAGATGTTTGGGCCGATTCAATAGGAAACGAAATTTATGCAAAACTGTATGATGGTTATGACACACTTGCGGAGATGAAGGAATTCAGGGTCTTTGCGAAA is a genomic window of Sporosarcina oncorhynchi containing:
- a CDS encoding IS4 family transposase, which produces MINQKPCNFQMPNEAEAAFKELEITKHLREAGISKSFGFTCSYLFRLVFCLIFQQRNWFSLLQSKRAGDLPGKDTVYRFLDQSTFNWRRFLLSLSSSAIRKVDRLTGQDRRKVLIVDDSAYRRDRSKKVELLARLYDHASGGYYKGFKMLTLGWSDGMTFLPVDFTLQSSKKTENGIAEKLDKRTSGYKRRKEAIEKSTDLLPQMVRRALHAGIEAEFLLMDSWFTMPALIKNVLAEGIGVIGMVKKNKTRYFVEGKPVDLTGLYQLARRQEGQFGILRSILCELSDGIQVKMVFVQNKNKKSDWLAILSTDCTLSEKEIIKIYGMRWDIEVFFKTAKSLLNLAKEFQVRSYGSLIGHTTIVFTRFIVLSWQHHNEADPRTLGGLFYELCDEIDDLDWACALQELIGFLKDALKKTGRQTRNLIQKQVLHWMEGLPCYIRAYLPISLCES